The Rhopalosiphum maidis isolate BTI-1 chromosome 2, ASM367621v3, whole genome shotgun sequence genome segment aattatttgatataatttataatatactttatccTGCAAGAGGACACGCTGATTTTGCACTTCTCCGAATGTCACCCTACGCCGTACTATCAAGATTGATATTAATGATTCCACTATGGTGGAATATTGCAGAATAACCAATAATCGTTAAGCTGCTGCGTGTTCTCTCGCTGGACAGAGTACAGAAGCATTTGACCCTCTGAAAATctcagtattatatataaagatcTATACgtcatacacatttatatcccatattatattagcctTGTTACcctttttagtaataaaattatggctTTGGTATTATTTATCCATTAAGTTTTCTTTGtagattttagataatttatcaagatataaaacgaaaactaaaaaatataactaaataaattaacaataagcaAAATAAACTAAGtcaattcataaatttattaaaaaatgtaatatctttataaattttacattttaattactaattaaatacttacataGGAACtaagttttgatttattaattaatttaatatttatgaaattattaatataattatttttacataaataatttatgttatcaatttattcttattaaaataaaaattaataataattttataatattcacttgcatttgtaataattcctacaccatattttaaaattgatttcatCAATTCTTTTAGACAATCTTTTAGAGTTAGATCATTATAAGATACTTTTGCAGGTAGTTTCTCAAGTTCTTTGCCAAAACATAAGTAtggttcaatttttattttatttcctgtCCATGTGTCAATCACCcatttagtataatacacgGATTTATGACCATCAGaccctaaaatttaaaaaaatatatactttttgaaacttatgtagtttttaaaatacgataatatatatataaatctaacactctatgcataaattattatctgccTGTGTGTaatcttgaattttaatgttaattaatttaaggaATTGTTGAGTTGATGTTTTTCtagaattattatcatgatcATAACATTCTGAAcacctaaaaaaaatgatcaaattatgtttataaaaattcttttttttctattaaaaccaAATACAATTTCACTAATGATCATTTTTACCTGCAGTTGTCACGTAACCATATTATgttgattgaaatattttcatttccaatttttaattgaacagccatttttatattacttaaaatgtatactaattattaatgtataagtgatattttctttatttagtctttgtatgatataattcaagtttttatattacaacagtaatagtaaaaataaataatgtcattaatataatgttttgtacaagtttattaattgtatacatattatgttacaaatCATCAATGTctatgtctatatatattgGAGTTTATCATTGACTCAATATGTAGTAGTAATTATAGTGAACgataaagaaaattatgttCCTATtgtaaagttaatttaaacatatgataagtaataatgtgtaataagttaataaataattaggttctaaggttaattaaaaataaaatacagcttttgataaaatatatagttgaatttattttaatatagttcttTCATAATTTTGACCATAGTTCTAGTACCTATGctattaaacttaatacaGAGATTAAAACTTAGTTTTAgtgatattcatttttatttttatattttatattatatatatttttctatttttttaaatgtacatttttcatttcttaaccattaaaaactaatatacacTGCCTGATTGACATAAGAGTATCAGATAGACCCTGTATACTATATGTaaacatagaaaataaattaaatataaatcatgtatTCATGTAGATTAAATTTTGAGCTGATTATCATCTAAATTCTACTGTACTTACCCAAAcactaatgtatttattatttgaaaacaacatatacacatatattctgtatattataatatacatttttatgtataataaaataacttataaattctaccataagttatttatttttattgttactagaaaaaaaacaaatgctcGCCAAAATCATGTACCACATTAAATGTAGAAACAACATTTATCCTAAAACAGATGGAAAAATTGTTCGATTTCATGTACCAGATGATAAAGTTAGTTGGAATTCTCTGTATCCCATGTATAATCCAACATTGTTTACATCTACATGTGTTGTTGATCAACCCTGGGCTGATAAAGATTTGAGTGTATTTGATTTCCAACCCAGTTGGAATACTATTGATGGttatattaatagaattaGTTTGACTGGgatgtatgaaattaaaaatggctATCCCCTGAACCCTTGTGGCCGAACTGGTATAATCGGTCGTGGAGTTCTTGGACGTTGGGGCCCAAATCATGCAGCTGATCCAATTGTTACTCGttggaaaatatttaacaacgaacaagtatttgataaaatcagTGGCAAACCTATTCTTCAGTTTGTTGCTATTCAAAGAAAAGATTCTGGTGAATGGGCATTACCTGGTGGTATGGTTGATTCTGGAGAAATAATTTCAACTACTTTGAAGAGAGAATTCATGGAGGAAGCTATGGACTTGTTGCAAAAATCTGAAGAAgatgttatcaaaataaaaaatgaaatagagaaaatatttaacgaaGGCGTAGAAATTTATCAAGGATACGTTGATGATCCTAGAAACACTGATAATGCTTGGATGGAAACCATTGCAACTCTTTTTCACGATGAGAAAGGAGTTAATGTAGGAATATTAAAACTTCAGGCAGGAGATGATGCAGTTGGAGTGAAGTGGGTAGATTTAGATAGAAATCTGAAATTATATGCCAatcatatatcatttttagagGAAATTGCAACCAGATTAAAATGTCATTGGTGAATTAATTGAATtgatattcttatattattaatacttacatacatagttaataatatttaacggtttgaaaatagtttttgtacaattgaacaaatgtattaattaattttaataaataataataaacttataagtaaaACTTAAATGATGTTGTttcttttattctatttataaatacaaaacaaatctTTAGTATctctttgaaatttaaatttttagttacaaCTCAGAAATTATTAAGGTCAAAAACATTAAGGTATAGAGTCAGTATTTGCCtattgtagttttaaattacctacgtattaaaaaatatatatttatttttataaataagaggTCACCACATGTATTgtctttgaaattattttaagtatttttttagcatTGCACTATTTTTGGCatgattctaaaaaaattacccgaaaataaaatttaaaaatattctttaatctattaaatatactctATTCAAGTGAAAATACAGTCAGTGTTAATTAATGTACAGGGACATGTTTAAACTACATGGCAAGCATATAAATGGTTACTCAATGGGGATGACCATGAGTGTTGCCTGATCCATGCTTGATGAAAATTTGTCACCGCCAGCATGTTTCTtaacttaaacaaaatttagagCTATTTTCAGAAACAATTCAAaagttttatctttaaaactaaaaataataatgtaatcttGACAGAAGCCAGGTGAATAATGTGAGATCTAATTTAGTGTTTtgtatactgttattattattttttaaattaattgttagatctgttttttttttttttaatcaactaattagtaattataatttaaatttcagaatttgtactatttatatttttgtcctTCAAGATAACATACCAGAATGAacgatatttcaaaaaatgaatcaaatggtatgtatttttataaaatattatatttatgataccgGATAAAACCCTAAATGtaagtttcataataaaatttgttttcagcAGAAATTTCTGTACGTAAATATCAAGACGATAGTGATTTTGATGaagcatttaaaaacttattacgACCTATTGaatcaatcataaaaaaaaagcaatgtGAACCTCTTCAATATGATCTTATCAAGGTAATTCTAAACCtctatacaacaaaaataatatttcacatgttataggtatttgtaatgttttttttttttttcaggatttggattcatttttgaatcatTTGAGATTATCTACTGATGGAGGTGCCTTAGTATTTGTAGAAGCTGCATTAATGATTCAAAATGTCAtacttatttatcaaaaaagagTTGATCAATTAATTGATGTCATGATGAAACTTATTGGAAAATTCCGAGCTTAGTGAGTTTTAAtcttactttaaatatattatttggttcTTTGTACCAACCAATTTTAAACGTAGGTACAGTTTCtcttcaacccccaattcaatattattacatttcttaGCTTAGGTATAATTATCTTCTTTtgaatctaatttaaataaaactcatTGCCCAaatgaaagtaataatttggtttctcattcaattattttttattataccaaaCATAACTTTTGATTGTccttttctattaaaaaaaaatctttacctTATTATTGTGTCTTTTTAATAACCAATCAGACAAACAACTGCTTTTCAATACTCAATCAATATTTGATAgttgttaattaaatgttttgaattataagtaggaacttatctttaaaatatagttgatataattaatattttttctattgttatgaattgattttaaatgtaaataacactaaattttggttttttataatagtcgaataaatgataatattgaagtAGATTATGATACAGAAAACGATgtaggaaataaaaaaaagaaaaaagaaaaaaaggtcaaattttattcttcttttGAACCAATTAAAGGGCAAATTGTTGGAAcatgtaagtatatttactatagtataacttaaataattatcaataaataatttaaagttgtacATCATTATATAGTGAAAATTTTTGACTGCAAAGTAATAAATTTGAGTAAAAAACCACCTGTACAAAGAATTGTACTAAATGCCAATATAaaagtagataataaatactCTAAAATATTGCCTTATATCTGTATTGGAAATGGAGAAAATATTGGAaagaaatatgattatatgtaagaatattacagaaaataattgtgtgaattgtatttttttaattaaatttattttttttaaggataAATTTTCCTTTAAATCGTGATTTGGCTGTAAATGAGGAATTTGATTGTCCCACTAATGAAGATCCAAAATCAGCAACTCCTCTCAATTATCGAAAAAGCACTAacccagtataatattattatcatatattttagcttattcaagattattttttaattagataattataattatttagttaccaATGAATTTAATGGAAGTTGatgaaattgatgaaatactTCCGAGTACTCCAGACCCAGTCATTTTTGATCAGACTGTTACTGATGAAGTTTGTGTTGCTAATGCAATGCAaccaaagtaaataaaatactttaattataactttcaCTCTTATGATgatgcttatattattttatagtccaGTAAACATATTGAATGTTAGTCAAATACCTCAAAATACTGAAGATGTATGGGCTCCAGTTTTAAATGCTaaggataataattatgtagacAAACCTTGTGTAAAGAAAAAGGGATCTAAAAAAGAAGTAAGTAAATGTTTATCATATAggatctataatctatattatagataatgtagtatttagttaatttattcattttactcTTAAAAAGTAACTAATCGATAGATATTTGATGAATATTTtctctttttataattattgttatttaaataaaaaaccgtCTGAGGTATTGAGActtcaattgttatttttaaaaagtaataagtaatagtcaGTGGTATAGTtgcattttagattctgaacgtattgattttacaatgatgtattttgtttttgtatctgTCATCACATTTTGGAgtagaaataatgttttgattgccactctttgaaaaggaaaatgaaACTAGTTAGTACTTCAggggcaaaaataaaaaattttcagtagttttgaaaaaagtcAGGAAAACCCCTAAAAAAGTAatggaaaaacgggaattttcacgcataatcagtttttgacaaaatcaatttttttatattgctgtaattcaaaaacgaatcattgtaaatatttaaaattttgaccatatgtttatattagcgatatctattaacaattaaattttcaaaataatttgattttttttaaggtatttattgacaattgatttttttacgttttttttttttttgaactgcagataaaaaaaatttggtatttcaaaaaacttttaaaatttaatagaaggtttattataagtagtacttatcgtagtaaaaaaaaataaaaatcgttagtcatttcgtcaaaacattgttttgtttataaactataagcatttaaaggtccaatgtttacaaaatatgtcaaaatcgcaAAAATTTGCAAGGAGCCAAGAAATTATGATGAtgaaaattgttattcatacctaaggttaaaaaactcaaaacaAGGTTTtccataactttttcttcaaatatctgtaaaaaaaaaattcttgcgtcagtatagaaaattttttatgaatgtatcaaaatttaattttttacaaaatctcgtaaaataacaatctattacaatttaaatataggttataaaataatatatcgtagaTTTTTAAATCCTTTATTTGGTCTGTTTTCTTAGTGAAAATTATGCTTTGCACATTGCactgaaaaaattgaattcaatttcttttatctattttggtgtgtagtttttaattttttgaaagaaGTTTGGTAGAAGCTTCtacactaaaaatttaaattattaacaaaaatatatgagcattttaatttatggctAATATGAATAGTGTGACAATCTATATGGTATTCTACTATGTTATATGTAATTCTTTGGTTGTATGTTTGACAATATGACAGTAATATAGTTAAACATGTTtccatttgttattattttacttggttcttgtattattttgtgccTCTATAATGAGTTATATACTTTTGTGATGTAGATACTTGTgtcaaatttttgatttatttcttactgaatagtttataaattatacgccTAGATTTAAGACAGccgctttatttttttttaattttattaagttgtaccatttttttaatttctctaatattattgttctattGGGGTATTCTCACAATTGTCTGTAATTTCTAtgtgtgttaaaatatttttcaattgattttttttcttaataaacattttatgtataataatctgTGAAAAATAATCGGCCACTCATACATAATAGTTGTCATATAATGATCAACTAATAAGCCATTGCTTATCTAAGTAaaacttcattattttttgttttatttaatgtgaaaAATTTTTAGGACGGTGCGATGTGGTTACCAACATATACTGTGGCAGAATTAACATGTCAAATGTTTAGACTAAAATCTGGTTTATATGCCGATACTGTATTTAGACAACTTATCCATGATGCACTGGAAGTTCAGAGATCCGAAAcagctaaaattaaaaaaaaacgtactataggtaatgttaaaaatatttaactaatatt includes the following:
- the LOC113553249 gene encoding condensin-2 complex subunit H2-like isoform X1, which gives rise to MNDISKNESNAEISVRKYQDDSDFDEAFKNLLRPIESIIKKKQCEPLQYDLIKDLDSFLNHLRLSTDGGALVFVEAALMIQNVILIYQKRVDQLIDVMMKLIGKFRAYRINDNIEVDYDTENDVGNKKKKKEKKVKFYSSFEPIKGQIVGTLKIFDCKVINLSKKPPVQRIVLNANIKVDNKYSKILPYICIGNGENIGKKYDYMINFPLNRDLAVNEEFDCPTNEDPKSATPLNYRKSTNPLPMNLMEVDEIDEILPSTPDPVIFDQTVTDEVCVANAMQPNPVNILNVSQIPQNTEDVWAPVLNAKDNNYVDKPCVKKKGSKKEDGAMWLPTYTVAELTCQMFRLKSGLYADTVFRQLIHDALEVQRSETAKIKKKRTIAEEKERFDYHDKEMEEKLKNGEEPGFIGFDSPIHDDNDLFGDVDQQENEEPIEDANIENFQSYQRNALDMQKHEQNQIEMMNEQLKMRQRVQEWHNNLRPILEEEEKRNEFDVHEYGTRILSCFEFIGEKKLFRELVGGLDKEEVARYFLSLLMMVNTYNLDISNDISENDISITLLKKERHHEELQVNIGNQVNQEQN
- the LOC113553249 gene encoding condensin-2 complex subunit H2-like isoform X2 — protein: MNDISKNESNEISVRKYQDDSDFDEAFKNLLRPIESIIKKKQCEPLQYDLIKDLDSFLNHLRLSTDGGALVFVEAALMIQNVILIYQKRVDQLIDVMMKLIGKFRAYRINDNIEVDYDTENDVGNKKKKKEKKVKFYSSFEPIKGQIVGTLKIFDCKVINLSKKPPVQRIVLNANIKVDNKYSKILPYICIGNGENIGKKYDYMINFPLNRDLAVNEEFDCPTNEDPKSATPLNYRKSTNPLPMNLMEVDEIDEILPSTPDPVIFDQTVTDEVCVANAMQPNPVNILNVSQIPQNTEDVWAPVLNAKDNNYVDKPCVKKKGSKKEDGAMWLPTYTVAELTCQMFRLKSGLYADTVFRQLIHDALEVQRSETAKIKKKRTIAEEKERFDYHDKEMEEKLKNGEEPGFIGFDSPIHDDNDLFGDVDQQENEEPIEDANIENFQSYQRNALDMQKHEQNQIEMMNEQLKMRQRVQEWHNNLRPILEEEEKRNEFDVHEYGTRILSCFEFIGEKKLFRELVGGLDKEEVARYFLSLLMMVNTYNLDISNDISENDISITLLKKERHHEELQVNIGNQVNQEQN
- the LOC113553252 gene encoding ADP-ribose pyrophosphatase, mitochondrial, which codes for MLAKIMYHIKCRNNIYPKTDGKIVRFHVPDDKVSWNSLYPMYNPTLFTSTCVVDQPWADKDLSVFDFQPSWNTIDGYINRISLTGMYEIKNGYPLNPCGRTGIIGRGVLGRWGPNHAADPIVTRWKIFNNEQVFDKISGKPILQFVAIQRKDSGEWALPGGMVDSGEIISTTLKREFMEEAMDLLQKSEEDVIKIKNEIEKIFNEGVEIYQGYVDDPRNTDNAWMETIATLFHDEKGVNVGILKLQAGDDAVGVKWVDLDRNLKLYANHISFLEEIATRLKCHW